In the genome of Streptomyces sp. NBC_00190, one region contains:
- a CDS encoding HD-GYP domain-containing protein, whose product MRVLPPGARGYILCAVLAAAACVAPALAGSDAPRESVALLAVLYLGCELVKSRPLPGGRVPEGIGSFFPVVLAAVFLLPPAAAALVALPGALAGTVVQRPAWVRRVWHGAQQSIAAWAAGQTYQLLRGPAALGSSGGSGPPGAADPPVWVADFPYVMLPAAAAAVVFCLVLTALDGGVLATAERRPAATAWRGLLTRSLAPHCVHGLAGLMMAVMWRSPYGVPAALLVLLPMYISCWVFAQYHRERAAHQATIRALVQAVDIKDRYTRGHSERVGQASAMIARELGMAEDRLEVVRIAGILHDVGKLGVPTRLLRKDGPLTPEERRVIELHPEYGHEMVRGIGFLGEARSAILHHHERVDGSGYPYGLTGDQIPVLARVVAVADAFDAMTSTRSYSRARPVEAALAELARCAGAQFDPAMVGALTGAVGRHGWHPVVTSDDDLQVIGGGSPTGGGPGAPTLPALPGQGAGPAVATPVSPAPPGAGT is encoded by the coding sequence ATGCGGGTACTTCCTCCGGGAGCGCGCGGATACATCCTGTGCGCCGTCCTCGCGGCAGCCGCGTGCGTCGCCCCGGCCCTCGCCGGTTCCGATGCGCCCCGGGAGTCCGTGGCGCTGCTCGCCGTGCTCTACCTCGGCTGCGAGCTCGTGAAGAGCCGGCCGCTGCCGGGCGGCCGGGTTCCCGAGGGCATCGGCTCCTTCTTCCCCGTGGTGCTGGCCGCCGTCTTCCTGCTGCCGCCCGCCGCCGCCGCGCTCGTGGCGCTGCCCGGCGCCCTCGCGGGGACCGTGGTCCAACGGCCCGCCTGGGTGCGCCGGGTGTGGCACGGCGCGCAGCAGTCGATAGCCGCCTGGGCCGCCGGGCAGACGTACCAACTGCTGCGCGGCCCGGCGGCGCTGGGCTCCTCCGGGGGCTCCGGGCCGCCCGGTGCCGCGGACCCGCCCGTCTGGGTGGCCGACTTCCCGTACGTGATGCTCCCCGCGGCGGCCGCGGCCGTCGTCTTCTGCCTGGTGCTCACCGCCCTCGACGGAGGCGTCCTGGCCACCGCGGAACGCCGGCCCGCCGCCACCGCCTGGCGCGGACTGCTCACCCGGTCGCTCGCCCCGCACTGCGTGCACGGCCTGGCCGGGCTGATGATGGCCGTCATGTGGCGCAGCCCGTACGGTGTCCCGGCCGCGCTGCTCGTCCTCCTGCCGATGTACATCTCCTGCTGGGTCTTCGCCCAGTACCACCGCGAACGCGCCGCCCACCAGGCCACCATCCGCGCGCTCGTCCAGGCCGTCGACATCAAGGACCGCTACACGCGCGGCCACAGCGAACGGGTCGGCCAGGCCTCCGCGATGATCGCCCGCGAGCTGGGCATGGCCGAGGACCGCCTGGAGGTCGTCCGCATCGCCGGGATCCTGCACGACGTCGGCAAGCTCGGCGTCCCGACGCGGCTGCTGCGCAAGGACGGGCCGCTCACCCCGGAAGAGCGCCGCGTCATCGAACTGCACCCCGAGTACGGGCACGAGATGGTGCGCGGGATCGGCTTCCTCGGGGAGGCCCGGTCCGCGATCCTGCACCACCACGAGCGGGTCGACGGCTCCGGCTACCCGTACGGGCTGACCGGCGACCAGATCCCGGTACTGGCCCGGGTGGTGGCCGTGGCCGACGCCTTCGACGCGATGACCTCCACCCGCTCCTACAGCCGGGCCCGGCCCGTGGAGGCCGCCCTGGCGGAACTGGCGCGGTGCGCGGGGGCGCAGTTCGACCCGGCGATGGTGGGGGCCCTGACCGGGGCCGTCGGACGGCACGGCTGGCATCCGGTGGTCACCTCCGACGACGACCTCCAGGTGATCGGCGGCGGCTCGCCCACCGGGGGCGGGCCCGGGGCGCCGACCCTGCCCGCCCTGCCCGGCCAGGGCGCCGGCCCGGCCGTGGCCACCCCCGTGTCCCCCGCGCCACCGGGGGCCGGCACGTGA
- a CDS encoding HD-GYP domain-containing protein, which yields MRPAAVWTVRGAAAALTAVGLGHTLWNGLAEPGTALAFGILITIGELARRERREPTDRRPAPLGSAGALAYALLGQLAGRPTHHGVLQIVAVVVAAALAGAVPHVARGRGPAVDHVARRVLTVAFAAVCFQPLYNSGRLEERVGQGPYLVLFLLLLLGLTALCDAVLAAALAAARTGWPYGPLLRDELRAQLGIGSAICATGVVMALGVAGAGLWALPVFSVPLLLTQMSFHRITAIRTTYRQTITSLARATEIAGYTPPGHSRRVASLSCAVGRELGLSERELTVLEYAALMHDIGQLSLVDPVPDGATAQLPAAEARRIAELGGEVARQTGVPAEVAVVVERQADPYREQPVAARIVRAVNAYDDLVGGNRHPGGSLAALEQLRLGTGHEYQPEVVEGLARVLARGGRDRVVPVQPG from the coding sequence GTGAGGCCGGCCGCCGTCTGGACCGTGCGGGGCGCGGCCGCAGCACTCACCGCCGTCGGGCTCGGGCACACCCTGTGGAACGGGCTCGCCGAACCCGGCACCGCCCTGGCCTTCGGGATCCTGATCACCATCGGCGAGCTCGCCCGCCGGGAGCGCCGCGAACCCACCGACCGCCGGCCCGCGCCGCTCGGCTCCGCCGGAGCCCTCGCCTACGCCCTGCTAGGCCAGCTCGCCGGGCGGCCCACCCACCACGGGGTGCTGCAGATCGTCGCGGTCGTCGTAGCGGCCGCCCTCGCCGGGGCCGTCCCGCACGTCGCCCGGGGCCGCGGCCCCGCCGTGGACCACGTCGCCCGCCGGGTCCTCACCGTCGCCTTCGCCGCCGTCTGTTTCCAGCCTCTCTACAACTCGGGCCGCCTGGAGGAGCGGGTGGGCCAGGGCCCGTACCTCGTCCTCTTCCTGCTCCTCCTCCTCGGCCTCACCGCCCTGTGCGACGCGGTGCTCGCCGCCGCCCTCGCCGCGGCCCGGACCGGCTGGCCGTACGGGCCCCTGCTCCGCGACGAGCTGCGCGCCCAGCTCGGCATCGGCTCGGCGATCTGCGCCACGGGCGTCGTGATGGCCCTCGGCGTGGCCGGCGCGGGGCTGTGGGCCCTGCCCGTGTTCAGCGTGCCGTTGCTGCTGACCCAGATGTCCTTCCACCGGATCACCGCGATCCGCACCACCTACCGCCAGACCATCACCTCCCTGGCCCGGGCCACGGAGATCGCCGGCTACACCCCGCCCGGCCACTCCCGCCGGGTCGCCTCCCTGAGCTGCGCCGTCGGCCGGGAGCTGGGGCTGTCGGAGCGGGAGCTCACGGTGCTGGAGTACGCCGCGCTGATGCACGACATCGGGCAGCTCTCCCTCGTCGACCCGGTCCCGGACGGGGCGACCGCGCAGCTGCCCGCCGCCGAAGCCCGGCGGATCGCCGAGCTGGGCGGGGAGGTGGCCCGCCAGACCGGGGTGCCGGCCGAGGTCGCCGTGGTGGTGGAGCGGCAGGCGGATCCCTACCGGGAGCAGCCCGTCGCCGCCCGCATCGTGCGGGCGGTGAACGCGTACGACGACCTGGTCGGCGGGAACCGTCACCCGGGCGGCTCACTGGCCGCTCTGGAGCAGCTCCGCCTGGGCACCGGGCACGAGTACCAGCCGGAGGTCGTGGAGGGCTTGGCGAGGGTTCTGGCCAGGGGTGGACGTGACAGAGTTGTTCCTGTCCAACCTGGGTAA
- a CDS encoding tetratricopeptide repeat protein, giving the protein MRIFGKVRHRPSASWRQATDRAFTLIGDGRYEDAGALLTRAADLEPWLSESWFNLALLHKFRHDWEQARSAGLRAVALLDRETGAPDWWNVGIAATALQDWPLARRAWQAYGLKVPGDPHGAGAGNGKHGGEPVGMELGSAAVRLSPEGEAEVVWGRRLDPARIEVLSIPLPSSGRRWGEVVLHDGVPHGERVTAAGPSYPVFDEIELWAPSPVPTWVVLLEAAGETDRDALEQLAADAGFAAEDWSSSVRLLCRTCSESEMPSDEGDGEHLDPHDHSEPGHPGPLGHRTAGSGSLWVPERECGIAAPAGLVRGLLDGWVADSPDSREWRDLEEVC; this is encoded by the coding sequence GTGAGGATCTTCGGGAAGGTACGGCATCGGCCCTCCGCCTCGTGGCGGCAGGCCACCGACCGCGCGTTCACGCTGATCGGCGACGGGCGGTACGAGGACGCGGGGGCGCTCCTGACCAGAGCCGCGGACCTGGAGCCCTGGCTGTCCGAGTCCTGGTTCAACCTGGCTCTGCTGCACAAGTTCCGGCACGACTGGGAGCAGGCGCGGTCCGCCGGGCTGCGCGCCGTGGCCCTGCTGGACCGGGAGACCGGCGCCCCGGACTGGTGGAACGTGGGGATCGCCGCGACCGCCCTGCAGGACTGGCCGCTGGCCAGGCGGGCCTGGCAGGCGTACGGGCTCAAGGTGCCCGGCGACCCGCACGGTGCCGGAGCGGGCAACGGGAAGCACGGCGGTGAGCCGGTCGGCATGGAGCTCGGCAGCGCAGCCGTGCGGCTGTCGCCCGAGGGCGAGGCCGAGGTGGTCTGGGGCCGCCGGCTGGACCCGGCCCGCATCGAGGTCCTGTCGATCCCGCTGCCCTCCTCGGGGCGCCGCTGGGGCGAGGTGGTGCTCCACGACGGGGTCCCGCACGGCGAGCGGGTCACCGCGGCCGGACCCTCGTACCCGGTCTTCGACGAGATCGAGCTGTGGGCGCCGTCGCCGGTGCCGACCTGGGTGGTGCTGCTGGAGGCGGCCGGCGAGACGGACCGCGACGCGCTGGAGCAGCTGGCCGCGGACGCGGGCTTCGCCGCCGAGGACTGGTCCTCGTCGGTGCGGCTGCTGTGCCGGACCTGTTCGGAGAGCGAGATGCCGAGCGACGAGGGGGACGGGGAGCACCTGGACCCGCACGACCACAGCGAGCCGGGGCACCCCGGACCGCTGGGTCACCGCACGGCCGGTTCCGGATCTCTGTGGGTGCCCGAGCGGGAGTGCGGCATCGCGGCTCCGGCCGGCCTGGTGCGCGGACTGCTCGACGGCTGGGTCGCCGACAGCCCGGACAGCCGGGAGTGGCGGGATCTCGAAGAAGTCTGCTGA
- the def gene encoding peptide deformylase codes for MAQQENEVVEAEAAGTEVNDGYVVDTEDCAERELAHRERGTARPITVVGNPVLHRECKDVTEFGDELAQLIDDMFASQKAAEGVGLAANQIGVDAKVFVYDCPDDDGVRHTGVVVNPKLVELPAGARVLDDSNEGCLSVPTAYASLARPDYAEVEGHDAQGNPIKVRGTGYFARCLQHETDHLYGYLYIDRLSKRDRKDALRQMEEGTPRYETVPND; via the coding sequence ATGGCGCAGCAGGAGAACGAGGTTGTCGAGGCCGAGGCGGCCGGTACCGAGGTGAACGACGGGTACGTCGTGGACACCGAGGACTGTGCGGAGCGCGAGCTCGCCCACCGCGAGCGCGGCACCGCCCGCCCGATCACGGTGGTCGGCAACCCGGTCCTGCACCGCGAGTGCAAGGACGTCACCGAGTTCGGCGACGAGCTGGCGCAGCTGATCGACGACATGTTCGCCAGCCAGAAGGCCGCAGAGGGTGTGGGCCTGGCCGCGAACCAGATCGGCGTGGACGCCAAGGTCTTCGTGTACGACTGCCCGGACGACGACGGCGTGCGGCACACCGGTGTCGTGGTCAATCCGAAGCTCGTGGAGCTGCCGGCCGGCGCGCGGGTGCTGGACGACTCCAACGAGGGCTGCCTGTCGGTCCCGACGGCGTACGCCTCGCTGGCCCGCCCGGACTACGCCGAGGTCGAGGGCCACGACGCGCAGGGCAACCCGATCAAGGTGCGCGGCACCGGCTACTTCGCGCGCTGCCTGCAGCACGAGACCGACCACCTGTACGGGTACCTGTACATCGACCGGCTCTCGAAGCGGGACCGCAAGGACGCCCTGCGGCAGATGGAAGAGGGCACCCCGCGTTACGAGACCGTCCCGAACGACTGA
- a CDS encoding helix-turn-helix domain-containing protein has protein sequence MLTNVAVALVDGVAPFELGIFCEVFGIDRSDMGLPVYDFAVCAAQERRSPTGDGHFEIVVPYGLERLESADLICVPADRRAATREYPEPLLAALRRAVDRGARVLSVCNGAFMLGAAGLLDGRRCTTHWMHAPTLTRRYPRALVDPDVLYVDEGQVITSAGTASGIDACLHVVRQEQGAEVANTIARRMVVPPHRDGGQAQFIRRPLPRTACDTVGEVIGWMARHLDGEITVEQLAERAHMSPRTFARRFLQETGTTPYQWVLRQRVLLAQELLESTDETVDAIAGRCGFGNAAALRHHFLRTLGTTPNAFRRTFRGPQAAA, from the coding sequence ATGCTGACCAATGTGGCCGTGGCTCTCGTCGACGGTGTCGCCCCGTTCGAGCTGGGGATCTTCTGCGAGGTCTTCGGAATCGACCGCAGCGACATGGGACTGCCGGTCTACGACTTCGCCGTATGTGCGGCGCAGGAGCGGCGCTCCCCGACCGGCGACGGGCATTTCGAGATCGTCGTCCCGTACGGCCTGGAGCGACTGGAGAGCGCGGACCTGATCTGCGTGCCGGCCGACCGCCGGGCCGCGACCCGCGAGTACCCCGAGCCGCTGCTGGCGGCCCTGCGCCGGGCCGTGGACCGGGGGGCACGGGTGCTGAGCGTGTGCAACGGGGCCTTCATGCTGGGCGCGGCCGGCCTGCTCGACGGCCGCCGCTGCACCACCCACTGGATGCACGCCCCGACCCTGACGCGCCGCTACCCGCGAGCCCTGGTCGACCCCGACGTGCTGTACGTGGACGAGGGCCAGGTGATCACCTCGGCGGGCACCGCCTCGGGCATCGACGCCTGCCTGCACGTGGTACGGCAGGAGCAGGGCGCCGAGGTGGCCAACACCATCGCGCGGCGGATGGTCGTACCGCCGCACCGGGACGGCGGGCAGGCGCAGTTCATCCGGCGCCCGCTCCCCCGCACGGCCTGCGACACGGTGGGCGAGGTGATCGGGTGGATGGCCCGCCACCTGGACGGCGAGATCACCGTCGAGCAGCTCGCGGAGCGCGCGCACATGTCGCCGCGCACCTTCGCCCGCCGCTTCCTCCAGGAGACCGGCACCACCCCGTACCAGTGGGTGCTCCGCCAGCGGGTCCTGCTGGCCCAGGAGTTGCTGGAGTCCACCGACGAGACCGTCGACGCGATCGCGGGCCGGTGCGGCTTCGGCAACGCGGCCGCCCTGCGCCACCACTTCCTGCGGACGCTCGGCACCACGCCGAACGCCTTCAGGCGCACCTTCCGGGGGCCGCAGGCCGCGGCCTGA
- a CDS encoding ribonucleotide-diphosphate reductase subunit beta, with amino-acid sequence MSSTDNKNLLDPGFELTLRPMRYPDFYERYRDAIKNTWTVEEVDLHSDVADLAKLTPSEQHMIGRLVAFFATGDSIVSNNLVLTLYKHINSPEARLYLSRQLFEEAVHVQFYLTLLDTYLPDPDDRSAAFDAVEEIPSIREKAQFCFKWMDSVEKIDRLETASDRRRFLLNLICFAACIEGLFFYGAFAYVYWFRSRGLLHGLATGTNWVFRDETMHMNFAFEVVDTVRKEEPELFDDALQQQVTDMLKEAVEAELQFGRDLCGDGLPGMNTESMREYLECVADQRLVRLGFPPVYGSQNPFSFMELQGVQELTNFFERRPSAYQVAVEGTVDLDEDF; translated from the coding sequence ATGAGCTCCACCGACAACAAGAACCTCCTGGACCCGGGCTTCGAGCTCACGCTCCGCCCCATGCGCTACCCGGACTTCTACGAGCGCTACCGGGACGCGATCAAGAACACCTGGACCGTCGAGGAGGTCGACCTCCACTCGGACGTCGCCGACCTGGCGAAGCTGACGCCCTCCGAGCAGCACATGATCGGCCGGCTGGTCGCGTTCTTCGCGACGGGCGACTCGATCGTCTCCAACAACCTGGTGCTGACGCTCTACAAGCACATCAACTCCCCGGAGGCGCGCCTGTACCTGTCGCGCCAGCTGTTCGAGGAGGCCGTGCACGTCCAGTTCTACCTGACGCTGCTCGACACCTACCTGCCCGACCCGGACGACCGCTCGGCCGCCTTCGACGCGGTCGAGGAGATCCCGTCGATCCGTGAGAAGGCGCAGTTCTGCTTCAAGTGGATGGACTCGGTCGAGAAGATCGACCGGCTGGAGACGGCTTCCGACCGGCGCCGCTTCCTGCTGAACCTGATCTGCTTCGCCGCGTGCATCGAGGGCCTGTTCTTCTACGGCGCCTTCGCGTACGTCTACTGGTTCCGCTCGCGCGGTCTGCTGCACGGCCTGGCCACCGGCACCAACTGGGTGTTCCGCGACGAGACCATGCACATGAACTTCGCGTTCGAGGTCGTGGACACGGTCCGCAAGGAGGAGCCGGAGCTCTTCGACGACGCGCTCCAGCAGCAGGTCACCGACATGCTGAAGGAGGCCGTGGAGGCGGAGCTGCAGTTCGGCCGCGACCTGTGCGGCGACGGCCTGCCGGGCATGAACACCGAGTCGATGCGCGAGTACCTGGAGTGCGTCGCGGACCAGCGACTGGTCCGCCTCGGCTTCCCGCCGGTGTACGGCTCGCAGAACCCGTTCTCCTTCATGGAGCTGCAGGGCGTCCAGGAGCTGACGAACTTCTTCGAGCGCCGTCCGTCGGCCTACCAGGTCGCGGTCGAGGGCACGGTCGACCTGGACGAGGACTTCTAG
- a CDS encoding ribonucleoside-diphosphate reductase subunit alpha encodes MTIAPSAPRAESTSGDNTEGPGATLLRTLTELTADLPDTDPGRVAAAALRGRSSAADDAELRALATEAAAGLISEDPAYSRLAARLLTLAVRDEAAGQGATSFSESVAVGHREGLIADRTADFVRIHASRLDALVEHALIEGADDRFGFFGLRTLHSRYLLRHPITRQVVETPQFFMLRVACGLAEDESMRAVEEVASLYRLMSRLDYLPSSPTLFNSGTRHPQMSSCYLLDSPLDELDSIYDRYHQVARLSKHAGGIGLSYSRIRARGSLIRGTNGHSNGIVPFLKTLDASVAAVNQGGRRKGAAAVYLETWHADIEEFLELRDNTGEDQRRTHNLNLAHWVPDEFMRRVNADADWSLFSPADVPELVDLWGDEFDAAYRKAEESGLARKTMPARDLYGRMMRTLAQTGQGWMTFKDASNRTANQTAEPGSVVHSSNLCTEIIEVTNDGETAVCNLGSVNMGAFVIDTANGPDIDWERLDETVRTAVTFLDRVVDINFYPTEQAGRSNARWRPVGLGAMGLQDVFFKLRMPFDSPEAKALSTKLSERIMLAAYEASCDLAERSGPLPAWDKTRTARGVLHPDHYDVELNWPERWDALRARVAESGMRNSLLLAIAPTATIASIAGVYECIEPQVSNLFKRETLSGEFLQVNAYLVDELKQLGVWDAQTREALRESSGSVQGFGWIPAEVRELYRTAWEIPQRGLIDMAAARTPFLDQSQSLNLFLETPTIGKLSSMYAYAWKQGLKTTYYLRSRPATKIARAASGSAVPAAATPLPQAVDADALACSLENPESCEACQ; translated from the coding sequence GTGACCATCGCGCCTTCCGCACCGCGCGCCGAGTCCACTTCTGGCGACAACACCGAGGGCCCGGGGGCCACGCTGCTGCGTACCCTCACCGAACTGACGGCGGACCTCCCCGACACCGACCCCGGCCGGGTCGCCGCCGCCGCGCTGCGCGGCCGCAGCTCCGCCGCCGACGACGCCGAACTGCGCGCCCTGGCCACCGAGGCCGCCGCGGGGCTCATCTCCGAGGACCCGGCCTACTCCCGCCTCGCCGCACGGCTGCTGACGCTCGCCGTCCGTGACGAGGCCGCCGGCCAGGGAGCCACCTCCTTCTCCGAGTCGGTCGCGGTCGGGCACCGCGAGGGGCTCATCGCCGACCGCACGGCCGATTTCGTACGCATCCACGCGAGCCGCCTGGACGCGCTGGTGGAGCACGCCCTCATCGAGGGCGCCGACGACCGCTTCGGCTTCTTCGGCCTGCGCACCCTGCACAGCCGCTACCTGCTGCGCCACCCGATCACCCGCCAGGTCGTGGAGACCCCGCAGTTCTTCATGCTGCGCGTGGCCTGCGGCCTCGCGGAGGACGAGAGCATGCGCGCCGTCGAGGAAGTGGCCTCGCTGTACCGGCTGATGAGCCGCCTCGACTACCTGCCCTCCTCCCCCACGCTCTTCAACTCCGGCACCCGGCACCCGCAGATGTCCTCCTGCTACCTGCTGGACTCCCCGCTGGACGAGCTCGACTCGATCTACGACCGCTACCACCAGGTCGCCCGCCTCTCCAAGCACGCCGGCGGCATCGGTCTGTCGTACTCCCGCATCCGCGCCCGCGGTTCGCTGATCCGCGGCACCAACGGCCACTCCAACGGCATCGTGCCGTTCCTGAAGACCCTCGACGCCTCCGTCGCCGCCGTGAACCAGGGCGGCCGGCGCAAGGGCGCCGCCGCCGTCTACCTGGAGACCTGGCACGCGGACATCGAGGAGTTCCTGGAGCTCCGCGACAACACCGGTGAGGACCAGCGCCGTACGCACAACCTGAACCTCGCCCACTGGGTGCCGGACGAGTTCATGCGCCGCGTGAACGCCGACGCCGACTGGTCGCTGTTCTCCCCGGCCGACGTACCCGAGCTGGTGGACCTGTGGGGCGACGAGTTCGACGCCGCCTACCGCAAGGCCGAGGAGTCGGGCCTGGCCCGCAAGACCATGCCCGCCCGCGACCTGTACGGCCGGATGATGCGCACCCTCGCGCAGACCGGCCAGGGCTGGATGACCTTCAAGGACGCCTCCAACCGCACGGCGAACCAGACCGCCGAGCCGGGCTCGGTCGTCCACTCCTCGAACCTGTGCACCGAGATCATCGAGGTCACCAACGACGGCGAGACGGCCGTCTGCAACCTCGGCTCGGTCAACATGGGCGCGTTCGTCATCGACACGGCGAACGGTCCCGACATCGACTGGGAGCGGCTGGACGAGACCGTCCGCACCGCCGTGACCTTCCTCGACCGCGTGGTGGACATCAACTTCTACCCGACCGAGCAGGCCGGCCGCTCCAACGCCCGCTGGCGCCCGGTCGGTCTGGGTGCGATGGGCCTCCAGGACGTCTTCTTCAAGCTGCGGATGCCCTTCGACTCCCCCGAGGCGAAGGCCCTGTCCACCAAGCTCTCCGAGCGGATCATGCTGGCCGCGTACGAGGCCTCCTGCGACCTCGCCGAGCGCAGCGGCCCGCTGCCCGCCTGGGACAAGACCCGCACCGCCCGCGGCGTCCTGCACCCGGACCACTACGACGTCGAGCTGAACTGGCCGGAGCGCTGGGACGCGCTGCGCGCCCGTGTCGCCGAGAGCGGCATGCGCAACTCGCTGCTCCTGGCCATCGCCCCGACGGCGACGATCGCCTCGATCGCGGGTGTGTACGAGTGCATCGAGCCGCAGGTCTCCAACCTCTTCAAGCGCGAGACGCTGAGCGGCGAGTTCCTCCAGGTCAACGCGTACCTGGTGGACGAGCTGAAGCAGCTCGGCGTGTGGGACGCCCAGACCCGCGAGGCGCTGCGCGAGTCCAGCGGCTCGGTGCAGGGCTTCGGCTGGATCCCGGCCGAGGTGCGCGAGCTGTACCGCACGGCGTGGGAGATCCCGCAGCGCGGTCTGATCGACATGGCGGCGGCCCGTACGCCGTTCCTCGACCAGTCGCAGTCGCTGAACCTGTTCCTGGAGACGCCCACCATCGGCAAGCTCAGCTCGATGTACGCGTACGCCTGGAAGCAGGGGCTGAAGACCACGTACTACCTGCGCTCCCGCCCGGCGACGAAGATCGCCCGCGCCGCGTCCGGCTCCGCCGTCCCGGCCGCCGCCACCCCGCTCCCGCAGGCCGTCGACGCCGATGCCCTGGCCTGCTCCCTTGAGAACCCCGAGTCCTGCGAGGCCTGCCAGTAA
- a CDS encoding GNAT family N-acetyltransferase, translated as MDITIRPVRPADHAELGEITARAYLADGHLDFGEDDEYLHVLRDVAGRAAEAEVLVAERDGRVLGGVTFAPPGSPLADIAGPDEAEFRMLAVAHDARGQGAGEALVRACVERARAIEGVTALVLSTQHSMAGAHRIYARLGFVRTPERDWSPIDDLKLHTYRLKL; from the coding sequence ATGGACATCACGATCAGGCCGGTGCGGCCCGCCGACCACGCGGAACTGGGCGAGATCACCGCCCGGGCCTACCTCGCCGACGGACACCTGGACTTCGGCGAGGACGACGAGTACCTGCACGTGCTGCGCGACGTGGCCGGCCGGGCCGCCGAGGCCGAGGTCCTCGTCGCCGAACGGGACGGACGGGTCCTGGGCGGAGTGACCTTCGCCCCGCCCGGCAGCCCGCTCGCCGACATCGCCGGCCCGGACGAGGCCGAGTTCCGGATGCTCGCCGTGGCCCACGACGCTCGCGGCCAGGGTGCCGGCGAGGCCCTGGTGCGGGCGTGCGTCGAACGGGCCCGGGCCATCGAGGGCGTGACGGCGCTGGTGCTCTCCACCCAGCACTCCATGGCCGGCGCCCACCGGATCTACGCGCGACTGGGCTTCGTACGCACTCCCGAGCGGGACTGGTCACCCATCGACGACCTGAAGTTGCACACTTATCGGTTGAAGCTGTAG
- a CDS encoding YbdD/YjiX family protein, which yields MSGSTSGRTSLRGVLARARFYVREFSGEAAYDRYVAHARSHDPDARVLTRRQFERARTDAREADPREGFRCC from the coding sequence ATGAGCGGCTCCACGAGCGGCCGTACGAGCCTGCGCGGCGTGCTGGCGCGGGCCCGGTTCTACGTACGGGAGTTCTCGGGGGAGGCGGCGTACGACCGGTACGTGGCCCACGCCCGCTCCCACGACCCGGACGCGCGGGTCCTGACCCGCCGGCAGTTCGAGCGGGCCCGCACGGACGCGCGCGAGGCGGACCCCCGCGAGGGCTTCCGCTGCTGCTGA